In a genomic window of Thiolapillus brandeum:
- the fliS gene encoding flagellar export chaperone FliS — MSYLATPSAAEHYSQVDTYTGVTGADSHRLVLMLLNGALSNIAVARGTIEHGDVSAKGESISHAISIINGLRGSLNLKLGGELAENLDRLYDYMERRLLEVTLHGDVEILEEVSSLLHEIKEGWMAIPEEVRADPVKAASAERSDTNTQ, encoded by the coding sequence ATGAGTTATCTTGCAACACCCAGTGCGGCTGAGCACTACAGTCAAGTTGACACATACACGGGGGTCACCGGCGCGGATTCACATCGCCTGGTGCTTATGCTACTCAATGGCGCCCTGAGCAACATTGCCGTCGCCAGAGGAACCATTGAGCATGGTGATGTATCAGCCAAGGGTGAATCCATCAGCCACGCCATTTCCATCATCAATGGCCTGCGTGGCAGTCTCAACCTGAAGCTTGGGGGAGAGCTGGCAGAAAATCTCGATCGTCTCTATGACTACATGGAAAGGAGACTTCTGGAAGTAACACTGCATGGCGATGTGGAGATCCTGGAGGAAGTATCCAGCCTGCTGCATGAAATCAAGGAGGGATGGATGGCCATTCCCGAAGAGGTTCGCGCCGACCCGGTTAAGGCAGCCAGTGCAGAGCGATCTGACACCAATACACAGTGA
- a CDS encoding flagellar protein FliT, whose protein sequence is MNTMTDQLHELLSLHGLMLDWAKLGEWEDVAAAEKRRQELLRHIFQEPVRKEHVEEVRSALETMLSINKRIMILLKKSQGGISNDIGSIQQGRRALAAYTQNAKPMQSSGRERVNSG, encoded by the coding sequence ATGAACACAATGACCGATCAGTTGCACGAATTGCTTTCCCTGCATGGGCTTATGCTGGACTGGGCAAAGCTTGGAGAATGGGAGGATGTGGCAGCGGCTGAAAAGAGACGGCAGGAACTCCTGAGACATATATTTCAGGAGCCGGTACGGAAAGAGCATGTGGAAGAAGTCAGGTCTGCACTCGAAACCATGTTGAGCATCAACAAGCGTATCATGATTCTGTTGAAGAAGAGCCAGGGAGGAATAAGCAATGATATCGGCTCGATACAGCAAGGGCGCCGCGCTCTGGCCGCATACACACAGAACGCAAAGCCCATGCAGTCGTCGGGCAGGGAAAGGGTCAACTCGGGCTAA